The Streptomyces sp. cg36 genomic interval CGCGGCGGCGGCGACCAGGACTTCCTCGCGGCTGAGCGACGGACGCGCCATGGCTCCTCGACTCCCCTCCCCGCACGGGTCTTTACCTTCATCGGAACGCGGTGTAACAGTGTTACAGACCCGGGGGACGCACTGCGAGGCACGACCCAGGAAGGGTGGTACGCCATGGCACGCGTACGGTACGGCGCACGGACCGAGGAGGAGATCCGGGCCGCGCGCACCGCGAGCTCCCGCCTCCCCGACATCTGGTCCACCGGAGTGGTGGCCGTCTGGGAGAGCGACCCCGACGCGGTGGCGGCGGTGCTCCCACCGCCCCTCATGCCCGCCGGGAATTCACTCGTACGGGCGAACATCAGCCGCGTCGACCTGCCCGGGCATCCGCTCGGCGCGGGCTCGGTCTCGGTGGCCGCCGTCCACGACGGCGTGCCCGGCTGGTATCCGCTGGTGATGCCGATGACCACCGAGCGGGCGCTGATCGGCGGGCGCGAGGTGTTCGGCGAGCCCAAGAAGCTCGGCGAGGTCACCGTGGAGCGGGACGGCCTGGTCGTCCGGGCGGCCCTGGCCCGGCACGGCATCGCCTTCGTCGAGGTGCGCGGCGCCGTCGACAGCGTGCTCACGCCGCCGGAGCCGAGCGAGAAGGTCGACTTCTACTTCAAGTTCCTGCCCGCCGTCGACGGTACGGGCTTCGACGCGGACCCGGTGCTGGTGCACTGCGTCCGCAACGAGAAGGTCCGCAAGCTGGAGCGGCTCACCGGCGACGTGGTGCTGCGCGAGTCGATGTACGACCCGGTCGCCGATCTGCCCGTACGCCGTGTGGTGGAGCTCACCATCGGCGAGAAGACCTCCGACCAGCGCGGCCGGGTGGCCGAACGGGTCAGCGGGCGGGACCTGTTGCCCTACATCCACCAGCGGTACGACGACCCCGCCCAGCTCCTGGACGCCCCGCCCGCCGGGAGCGTGTGATGCGGCTCACCGAGGGGCAGGTCGCCGTCGTCACCGGCGCGGCGGGCGGCATCGGGCTCGCCATGGCCCGCCGGTTCGCGGCCGAGGGGCTGCGGGTGGTCCTCGCCGACGTCGAGGAGGCGGCACTGGAGAAGGCCGCGCGGGAGCTGC includes:
- a CDS encoding acetoacetate decarboxylase family protein; this translates as MARVRYGARTEEEIRAARTASSRLPDIWSTGVVAVWESDPDAVAAVLPPPLMPAGNSLVRANISRVDLPGHPLGAGSVSVAAVHDGVPGWYPLVMPMTTERALIGGREVFGEPKKLGEVTVERDGLVVRAALARHGIAFVEVRGAVDSVLTPPEPSEKVDFYFKFLPAVDGTGFDADPVLVHCVRNEKVRKLERLTGDVVLRESMYDPVADLPVRRVVELTIGEKTSDQRGRVAERVSGRDLLPYIHQRYDDPAQLLDAPPAGSV